The Streptomyces bacillaris sequence GACGGTACGGAGGCGGTGGTGGGCGCGTCCTGCCAAGCGGTGGAGAAGTGGGTCAGCAGCAGGTCGCTCACGGCGGCGGGCTGCTCGACCGGGGCCAGGTGGGAGGCGGCGGGGACCAGCGCGAGGCGGGCGTCGGGTATCCCGGCGACCAGGGTGCGCGCCTCGGCGGGTCCGGTGACCTGGTCCTCCGCGCCGACCAGTACGAGGGTCGGGACGCCGATCCGGCCCAGGTGGTCGCGGATGTCGAAGGCGGCCAGCGCCTCGCAGGCCGCGATGTAGCAGCCGGGGTCGGTGGTACGGACCATCTGTACGGCCCACTCGACGATGGCGGGCTGCGAGGCGGCGAAGCCGGGGGTGAACCAGCGTTCCGGGGCGGTACGGGCCATCGGCTCCAGGCCGTTGGTGCGCACGATCACCCCGCGCTGGCGGAACTCGTCGGCCGTGCCGAACCGGGGCGACGAGGCGACCAGCGCCAGCGAGGCCACCCGGTGCGGGTGGCGCAGGGCCAGATCCGTCCCGACGGCCCCGGCGATCGAGCAGCCCAGGTAGCCGAACCGCTGCACGCCCAGCCCGTCCAGGGTCGCGATCAGCCGGTCCGCCAGCTCGGCCACGGAGGACGCCGGCCGGGCGGGGGCGCCGCCGTGGCCGGGCAGGTCGTAGCGGAAGACTCTCCAGTGCTGGGCCAGCTCGGGTATCTGGCGGTCCCACATGTGCCAGGTCGTCCCGAGGGAGGGCCCGATCACCAGTACGGGAGCGTCTTCCGGTCCGTCGAAGCGGTATTGCAGGGTCTCAGTCGCCATCTCACTCACCCTGTCCACGCTCCCATATCCGGCGGGGGCTCCGGTCGCCGGGGGAAGCCGACGCCGGTGCAGGCCGACGTCAGGGGTGCGACGTCAGGGCGTCGCCGCCGAGACGACATAGACGACAGGGCTGGCCGGGTCGGTCATATTGACCGTGATGGTCTGGGTGGGGCGCGGCCTCTGGTTGCGGTGCGTGGTGCTCGCCCAGTTCTCGTTCGGACTGAAGTACCAGCCGGTGATGTTGATGTCCCGGGCGTTGATGTTGACGGCACCGGGCTCCAGCGCCGCGCGGCCGGTGCCGATTCCGGTCAGGAACCGGTCGAGCCCGCCGGAGGTGGTCCGGAACTTCACGTACATCCGGCTGGCTTTCCAGTTGTTGGTCTCGTAGTACTGGACGCCGACCGCGTTGCCGGGGATAGGGATCTCGAAGATCCTGCGCTGCATCTTGGAGGGCCAGCCGTCGCGGAGCCCGACCGCGGCGGCCGCGGCTTCCTTGTCCTTGCCGGAGCGGCGGCTCTGGCCCGCGGAGATCAGCAGGTAGCCGGCCGGGATGCCGATCAGCAGCACGATGATCGTGGCGGTGATGAACCGCCGCCGGAAGACCCGCCGACGGCTCTCGGGCGGCTTTCCTTCACCGTCGCCCGGCCCGTCGGACAGGGGCGACGGCACCACGGGGTGGTCGGCTGCGATCATGATCAAGTGGTCCCTCGTGCTGCGGAGCGGGGTTCGCGTACGGGTCGGGGTCGGGGGCTGTTTCCCGTACGTCGGGGGGTGTCTTCTTTACGGGCGACTTCTTTACCGGGCGACTTCGAGCGTACGGAATCGGGGGCCGCTCCCCGTAACGGTGGGGTACGGAGGCGGAGACGCCGGGCGCGCGGCCGCGGTTCTGCGGTGGCCGCTGTCGTCATGGCCGGGGGTGGCGGTTCAGTCGACCGTCCGGGTCGACCGGGTGTTGCGGATGGTGCTCGCCGCCTGGTCGTAGATCTGGGCGTACCGCTCGTACCGCTCGACGCGCCGCCGGTTGGCCCGGCGGAAGCGGCGGGCGACCAGCCGGGCCAGGTCCGCGGCGCCGACCATACCGGCTTCGGGGCCCAGCTGGGCCTTGGCGATCTTCGCCTCGGGGCGGTAGCCGCGGCCGGTGAGGTGGCGTTTGAAGGCGTCCCGGGCGGGGTTGATCAGGAGGTCGTCGGCGGCGCTGACCCCGCCTCCGATGACGAAGCAGGACGGGTCGAGCGCGGCGGCCAGGTTGGCGATGCCGACGCCGAGCCACTGGCCGATGTCCTGGAGGAGTTCGATGCACATCGCATCGCCCTCGCGGGCCAGTTCGGTGATGAGGGGGCCGGTGATGTCGGAGACGTTCCCCTTCACCCGGTCCAGCAGATAGTGCGCGACCGGGGAGTCGGCGGCGGCCAGCTCCCTGGCCTCGCGGACCAGGGCGTTGCCGGAGCTGTACTGCTCCCAGCAGCCCCGGTTGCCGCAGGGGCAGCGGTGGCCCGAGGGCACGACCTGCATGTGGCCGAACTCACCGGCGACCCCGTACTTGCCGCGCTTGACCTGGCCGTCCTCCAGGATCGCGCCGCCGATCCCCGTACCGAGCGTGATCATGACGAGGTGGTCCTCCCCGCGCCCGGCGCCGAAGCGCCACTCCGCCCAGGCGGCCGTGTTCGCGTCGTTGTCGACCATGACGGGGACGACGAGACGGGAGGCGATGGCGTCGCGCAGGGGCTCGTCGCGCCAGGCGAGGTGGGGGGCGAAGAGGACCTTCGAGCGGTCCGCGTCCACCCAGCCCGCCGCGCCGATGCCGACCGCGTGGACGTCGTGGCGGTCGGAGAGGTCCAGGACCAGTTCGACGATGGTGTCCTCGACGACCTTGGGGCTCTTGGACTTGTCGGGGGTCTCGGTGCGGACCTTCTCCAGGATGTTGCCGTCGGCGTCGACGACGCCCGCCATCACCTTCGTACCGCCGATGTCGATCCCGACCGTGGGGACACGGGGAGCGGAGAGGTGCGAGCGGCGTTCCTTGGTGCCGACGGTCTTGAGGACGGTGGCGCGGGCGGAGCCGCGGTGTGCGAAGTCGCGGTACGTGCTCATCGTCCCTGCGGGGTCTGGGGGCCGGCCGGCTCTCGCGCCCGGCGGCGGACGGCGCCCGCCGGGCTCGATTCTGCCACTGCCGGACCCCGGGACCCGTCGCCCGGGGTCGGCCGCGCCGGGGCGGGTCGCCGGTCAGGATCCTTCCTCGGTGGCGACGGAGGTGCCCGGCAGGGTGGGGGCCGGGGTCCGCTCCAGTTCGTGGCTCAGCTCCTCCAGCTCGCTGCCGCCCGCCATCTGCCGGGTCAGCTCGTCGAGCGTGACGTCGTCCTTGGTGTGGCTGCCGGACATCGCCCCGCGCTTGAGGAGGACGAACCGGTCGCCGACGAGGTGGGCGTGGTGCGGGTTGTGCGTGATGAGGACCACGCCGAGCCCGGCGTCCCGGGCGGCGGCGACGTACTTGAGGACGACGCCGGACTGCTTGACGCCGAGGGCGGCGGTCGGCTCGTCGAGGACGAGGACCTTGGCGCCGAAGTAGACGGCGCGGGCGATGGCCACGCACTGGCGCTCCCCGCCGGAGAGCGTGCCGATGGGCTGGTCGACGTCGCGCAGGTCGATGCCCATGCGGAGCAGTTCCGTACGGGTCGTCTCGCGCATCTTCCGGACGTCGAGGCCCTTGAAGGGGCCGACGCCGGTGGTGGGCTCGGAGCCGAGGAAGAAGTTCCGCCAGACCGGCATGAGCGGGACGACGGCGAGGTCCTGGTAGACGGTGGCGATGCCCCGGTCCAGGGCGTCGCGCGGGTTGGCGAGCGTGGTCTCCTCGCCATCGATCAGGAACCGTCCGGCGTCGTGCCGGTGCAGCCCCGCGATGATCTTGATGAGGGTGGACTTCCCGGCGCCGTTGTCCCCGAGCACACAGGTGATCTCGCCCGCGTGGACCTCCAGCGAGACGTGTTCCAGGGCCTTGATGTTGCCGTAGAACTTGGACACGTCGTCCAGCTCGACCAGGGGGCCCGCGCTCTTCTCGGACGTGGCCGTCATGTTGTCGCCTCCGCGCGCTTGCGCACCCACGCGTTGAGCAGGGTGGCCAGGAGCAGCATCGCTCCCAGGAAGAACTTGAACCAGTCCGGGTTCCACTCGGCGTACACGATGCCCTTGCTGGTCATGCCGAAGATGAAGGCACCGACCGCCGAGCCGATCGCGGAGCCGTAGCCTCCGGTGATCAGGCAGCCGCCGATGACGGCCGCGATGATGTACGTCAGCTCGTTGCCGACGCCTTCGCCGGACTGGACGACGTCGTAGCTGAAGAGCAGGTGCTGTCCGGAGATCCAGGCGGCGAAGGCGACGCCGAGGTAGAGCCCGATCTTCGTACGGATGACGGGGACGCCGACCGCGCGGGCGGCGTCGGCCTCGCCGCCGACGGCGAAGATCCAGTTGCCGAAGCGGGTCCGGAGCAGGATCCAGGTGGCGAGCGCGACGAGCGCGATCCACCACAGGATCGTCACCTTGAACTCGACGCCGCCGATGGTCAGCGTGGAGGCGAACAGGGCGTGGGCGGAGTCGAAGCCCTCCATGTCCCCGATGGCCTTGGTGGAGACCGTGCCGCTGATCAGCTTGGTGAAGCCGAGGTTGAGGCCGGTGAGCATCAGGAACGTGCCGAGCGTGATGATGAAGCTGGGCAGCTTGGTGCGGGTCAGCATGAACCCGTTGAACGCGCCGATGGCGAGCGTGACCAGCAGCGACACGAGGACGCCGACCCAGACGTTGGCCGTCATCTGGTAGCTGAACATCGACGAGATCAGCGCGGAGCTGGTCACCAGGACCCCGGCGGAGAGGTCGAACTCGCCGCCGATCATCAGCAGCGCGACCGGGGCGGCCATGATGCCGAGGACCGAGGCCGCGTACAGCACGGTGCCGAGGCTGGAGGCCTGGAGGAAGCTGTCCGCGACGATCGCGAAGAAGACGAAGACGGCCACCGCGCCGACGACCGAACCCAGCTCGGGGCGGCCGAGCAGCTTGCGCAGCGGCGAGGTGTGCACGAGGCGCTCGTCGGCATCCGCGGGCTTTCCGGGGGCGGCGGTGGAGCCGCTCATCGGGTGCCCCGCTTGGTGTAGTCGGCCAGGGCGTCGGCGTCGGCGGCCGTGATGATCTGCGGGCCGGTGAGGACGGGCTGGCCGCCGCCGAGGACGTTGCGGTTGTAGCGGTAGAGCCAGAGCAGGTCGACGGCCTGGTACCCCTGGAGGTAGGGCTGCTGGTCGACGGCGAAGCCGAGCTTCTCGGTCTGGAGGCCGGTGGCGACCTTGGCGTTCAGGTCGAAGGTGTTGATCTCGGCCTTGCTGCCCGCCGTCTGCTTGGCCTGCACGGCGGCGTCCGCGAAGGGGGCGCCGAGGGTGACGACCGCGTCGATGCTCTTGTCGGACTGGAGCTTGGCCTCGATGGACGCGGTGACGTCGGGCATGTTGGTGCCGTCGACGTACAGGTTCTGCAGCGTGCCGTCGAAGGTCTTCTTCGCCCCGGCGCAGCGCTGCTCGTGGCCCACGTTGCCCTGCTCGTGCAGGACGCAGAGCGCCTTCTTGCGGCCGCGTTCGTTCAGCTCGTCGCCGACGGCCTCACCGGCGATCGCCTCGTCCTGGCCGATGTGGGTGAGCGCCCCGAACTCCTTGGACTCGGCGGAGCCGGAGTTCACGGTGACGACCGGGATGCCCGCCTTGACGGCCTTGGCGACCACGGCCTTCATCGCGTCCGGCTTGGCCAGCGAGACGATCAGCCCGTCGACCTTCTTGTCGATCGCGGTCTGGACGAGCTGGGCCTGCTGGTTGCCCTCGTCGTTGTGCGAGTAGAGGAAGTTGATGTTGTCCTTGACGGCCGCCTGCTCGGCGCCCTTCTGGACGATGTCCCAGAAGGTGTCGCCGTCGCCCGAGTGGGTGACCATGGCGAAGGTCCAGCGGGGCGTGTTCACTGCGGCCCGCCCCTCGGCGGCCGCGGCGGCGCGCTCTTCCGCCCGCTTGCCGCCGGTGCTGCTGCATCCCGCGGCTGCCAGCGCCACTGCCAGGACGGCGCCCAGCGCGCGTACCCCTGTCCGAACCCTTGCCACGCCGTGCCCTTCTTCTTTTTCTTCCGCTGCTCGTCGCTGTGCGCTTGACCGGGCCGGGGAGCGTACGGCCCCGGGCCGGCTGCCCAGTATCCCCGAGCGGCTGCCGGGCGCGCCCGGCGCCCCAGCCCGTGCGGGGTTCGCCCACCCCAGCCCGTCCGGCTTTTGTGGACGGAACCGCCGCCGTGGGGGGCGGTCGCCCTCGGGGGCCCGTGCCCTAGGGTTCTATGGCCTGCGGGCCCACCGGCGCAAGGGTTCCGTCCTCAAACGCCGGACGGGCTGGATTTGCCCCCCGGGACGGGATGAGTCGACGTCGAGCGGGCTGAATCAGCGCGACAGGAGCTGGAAAGTGAACGTGTAGCGCGAGGCCCGGTAGACGTGGGACGCGAACTCCACCGCGCGGCCCGTGTCGTCGTACGTCGTGCGCTCCATCGTCAGCAGCGGCGCCCCCGGCTCCTCCGCCAGGGCCCGGGCCTCCCCCGCCGTCGCGGCCCGGGCGCCCACCGACTGGCGGGCGCTGTGCAGGGTGATGCCCGAGGCCCGCATCAGCCGGTAGAGGCCGGTGGTCTCCAGCTCCGGGGCCCGGAGGTCGAGCAGGTCCGGGGGGAGGTGGTTGCGCAGGAGGGCCATCGGCTCGTCGTGGGCGTAGCGCAGCCGCTCGACGAGGTGGACCTCCGTGCCCTCGGGGAGGCCGAGCGCGGCGGCGATCTCGGCGGTGGCCGGTTCCGTCGTGGCGCGCAGGACCTTGGTGGCGGGGCGCTGGCCGGCCGCCTCCAGGTCGTCGTAGAGCGAGCTCAGCTCCAGCGGGCGGCGGACCTGGCTGTGCACGACCTGGGTGCCGACACCCCGACGGCGGACCATCAGCCCTTTGTCGACGAGCGACTGGATGGCCTGGCGGACCGTGGGGCGGGAGAGGCCGAGGCGGTGAGCGAGGTCGATCTCGTTGCCGAGCAGGGTGCCGGGGGCCAGCCGGCCCTGTTCGACGGCGGCCTCCAGTTGCTGCGCGAGCTGGAAGTAGAGCGGCACCGGGCTGGTGCGGTCCACGCTCAGCGGCAGGGGCTGCGGCTGATCGGCTCCTTGTACGGTCACGGGCCGAGCCTAGTTCGATTGTCCGGACAAAGCCATGGTCGAGCATTTGTCCGGACAAATGCTTGACATGATGACCGGACCGCCGTCACCTTGGGGCCATGCGCATCGGACTCATCGGAACGGGACGTATCGGCACCTTCCACGCGGAGGTGCTGAGCCGTCATCCGGCCGTGGGCTCCCTCCTGGTGACGGACGCGGATCCGGAGCGCGCCGCCGCTGTGGCCACCCGGACCGGGGCCACCGCCGTCACGGGGGACGCGATGTTCACCGGCGGAGGCCTCCCCGACGCGCTGGTGATCTGTTCGGCGACCGCCGCCCACGCCCCCCTCATCGCCCGCGCCGCCCGGGCCGGGCTGCCCGCGTTCTGCGAGAAGCCGATCGCCCTGGACCTGCCCGGCACGCTCGGCGCCATCGCGGAGGTCGAGGCGGCGGGCAGCGTCCTCCAACTGGGGTTCATGCGCCGCTTCGACGCGGGGTACGCGGCGGCGAGGGTCGCGGTACGGGAGGGGCGGCTCGGGCGGCTGCACACCGTGCGGGCCACCACCTCCGACCCCGCTCCCCCGCCCGCCGCCTACCTCCCGCTCTCCGGCGGGCTCTACCGGGACTGCCTGGTCCACGACTTCGACATCCTGCGGTGGGTGACGGGCCGCGAGGTGCGCGAGGTGTACGCCACCGGGTCGGACGCCGGGCCCGCGATGTTCCGGGAGGCGGGGGACGTGGACACCGCCGCCGTCCTGCTCACCCTGGACGACGGCACCCTCGCCACCGCCACCGCGACCCGCTGCAACGGGGCCGGCTACGACGTCCGCATGGAGCTGGCCGGGGAGCTGGACCAGCTGGCCGTCGGCCTCGACGACCGTACGCCGCTGACCTCGGCCGAGCCGGACGGCCCGGGCGCTCCGCCGAAGCCGTGGCCGGGGTTCCTGGAGCGGTTCGCCCCGGCGTACGAGGCGGAGCTGGACGCCTTCCTCCGGGTGGTCCGGGGCGAGCTGGCCAACCCGTGCGACGGGCGGGAGGCCCTGCACGCGCTGCGGATCGCCGAGGCCTGCGAGGTCTCCCGCCGCGAACGCCGCCCGGTGGCGATGGCGGAGATCCCGGGCGGGTGAGGTCTCTTGGCCCCTACCAGGTCACCGGCAGGCTCAGCGGGCCGCGCATCAGGATGCCGGTGCGCCAGCTGAGCGCGGCCGGGTCGGCGGCGAGCCGTAGCTCCGGGCAGCGCTCCAGCAGCGAGCGGAGGGCGGCCTTCGCCTCGATCCGGGCCAGCGGGGCGCCCAGGCAGTAGTGGATGCCGTGCCCGAAGGCGATATGGCCCCGGGCGTCCCGGGTGATGTCGAAGCGGGCGGCGTCCGGGTAGCGGGCCGGGTCCCGGTTGGCGTCCGACATCGCGACGAGGACCAGTTCCCCGCCGCCGGGGATCACCGTGCCGCCGACGTCGATCGGTTCGGTCGTGAAGCGGTACGTCGGTGTCTCGACGGGCCCCTCGAAGCGCAGGATCTCCTCCACCGCGCCATCGATGAGCCCGAAGTCCGCGCGGAGGAGCGCCAGTTGGTCCGGGTGCGTGAGCAGGTTGAGTACGCCGTTGGTGATGAGGTTGACGGTGGTCTCATGGCCGGCGACGAGCAACAGCCAGGCCATGCCCATCAGTTCGTCGGCGGAGAGCCGGTCGCCGTCCTCGTCGGCGGTGTGGATCAGCGCGCTCAGCAGGTCGTCGCCCGGCCGCGCCCGTTTGTCCCGGAGCAGCCCGGTCAGATAGGCGGCCATCGCCTTGGTGGAGGAGGCGCGCTTCGTGACGTCGACGGCGGAGACCGCGTGGTCCGACCACTCGCGGAAGGCCGTGCGGTCCAGGAACGGCACGCCGAGCAGCTCGCAGATGACGTTCATCGGCAGCGGGTAGGAGAGCGCCTCGACGAGGTCGGCCCGCCGGTCCGGCGCGGCGAGCATCCGGTCCAGCAGCTCGTCGGTCATCTCCTGGATGCGCGGGGTGAGTTGCTCCATCCGGCGCGGGGTGAACTCGCGGGCGACGAGTCGGCGCAGCCGGGTGTGGTCGGGGGTGTCGCTGGTGAGCATCGAGGTGCCCGCGGAGACCTTGGTGACACCGAGCGCCGGTGAGGCGTTGGCCCACTGTTTGGAGAGCCGCCGGTCGGCGAGGAGCGCCCGCCCGGCCTCGTACCCGACGACGAGCCAGGCGTGGCTGCCTTCGGGGATACGGACCCGGTGGACCGGGCCCCTGGCCCGTAACGCGGCGTAGACCGGATACGGGTCGCGGGTGAAGTCGTCACCGAGCGCGGCCAGATCGACCAGGCCCCCGGCCTCCGTGGTTGCTTCGGCGGTCAACGGGTTCTCCTTCCGTGGGAGTTGTGGAGTCGTCGCCCTACCAGCGCACCGGCAGCCGCCGGACCCCGCGCATCAGCAGACCGGGCAGCCACTCCGGCTCGCCGCCCGCCGGGTCGCGGGCCAGCTCCGGGCAGCGCTCCAGCAGCGCCCCGATGGCGATCCGGGCCTCCATGCGGGCGAGCGGGGCGCCCAGGCAGTAGTGCGCCCCGTGGCCGAAGGCCAGATGGCCCTGGGGTGCGCG is a genomic window containing:
- a CDS encoding Gfo/Idh/MocA family protein, producing the protein MRIGLIGTGRIGTFHAEVLSRHPAVGSLLVTDADPERAAAVATRTGATAVTGDAMFTGGGLPDALVICSATAAHAPLIARAARAGLPAFCEKPIALDLPGTLGAIAEVEAAGSVLQLGFMRRFDAGYAAARVAVREGRLGRLHTVRATTSDPAPPPAAYLPLSGGLYRDCLVHDFDILRWVTGREVREVYATGSDAGPAMFREAGDVDTAAVLLTLDDGTLATATATRCNGAGYDVRMELAGELDQLAVGLDDRTPLTSAEPDGPGAPPKPWPGFLERFAPAYEAELDAFLRVVRGELANPCDGREALHALRIAEACEVSRRERRPVAMAEIPGG
- a CDS encoding ATP-binding cassette domain-containing protein, with the translated sequence MTATSEKSAGPLVELDDVSKFYGNIKALEHVSLEVHAGEITCVLGDNGAGKSTLIKIIAGLHRHDAGRFLIDGEETTLANPRDALDRGIATVYQDLAVVPLMPVWRNFFLGSEPTTGVGPFKGLDVRKMRETTRTELLRMGIDLRDVDQPIGTLSGGERQCVAIARAVYFGAKVLVLDEPTAALGVKQSGVVLKYVAAARDAGLGVVLITHNPHHAHLVGDRFVLLKRGAMSGSHTKDDVTLDELTRQMAGGSELEELSHELERTPAPTLPGTSVATEEGS
- the pcaDC gene encoding bifunctional 3-oxoadipate enol-lactonase/4-carboxymuconolactone decarboxylase PcaDC; this encodes MATETLQYRFDGPEDAPVLVIGPSLGTTWHMWDRQIPELAQHWRVFRYDLPGHGGAPARPASSVAELADRLIATLDGLGVQRFGYLGCSIAGAVGTDLALRHPHRVASLALVASSPRFGTADEFRQRGVIVRTNGLEPMARTAPERWFTPGFAASQPAIVEWAVQMVRTTDPGCYIAACEALAAFDIRDHLGRIGVPTLVLVGAEDQVTGPAEARTLVAGIPDARLALVPAASHLAPVEQPAAVSDLLLTHFSTAWQDAPTTASVPSLVPGPATPAPLVPVAPVAEIAPATDAPEAAGPQPDSRHERGTRMRREVLGDAHVDAVTAATDAFTEDFQELVTRYEWGEAWSRDGLDRRTRSCVTLTALVASGHLEGLAAHTRAALRNGLTPAEIKEVLLQTAVYCGIPAAGAAFAIAQSVIQEETTPPA
- a CDS encoding ABC transporter permease; the encoded protein is MSGSTAAPGKPADADERLVHTSPLRKLLGRPELGSVVGAVAVFVFFAIVADSFLQASSLGTVLYAASVLGIMAAPVALLMIGGEFDLSAGVLVTSSALISSMFSYQMTANVWVGVLVSLLVTLAIGAFNGFMLTRTKLPSFIITLGTFLMLTGLNLGFTKLISGTVSTKAIGDMEGFDSAHALFASTLTIGGVEFKVTILWWIALVALATWILLRTRFGNWIFAVGGEADAARAVGVPVIRTKIGLYLGVAFAAWISGQHLLFSYDVVQSGEGVGNELTYIIAAVIGGCLITGGYGSAIGSAVGAFIFGMTSKGIVYAEWNPDWFKFFLGAMLLLATLLNAWVRKRAEATT
- a CDS encoding cytochrome P450 family protein — encoded protein: MTAEATTEAGGLVDLAALGDDFTRDPYPVYAALRARGPVHRVRIPEGSHAWLVVGYEAGRALLADRRLSKQWANASPALGVTKVSAGTSMLTSDTPDHTRLRRLVAREFTPRRMEQLTPRIQEMTDELLDRMLAAPDRRADLVEALSYPLPMNVICELLGVPFLDRTAFREWSDHAVSAVDVTKRASSTKAMAAYLTGLLRDKRARPGDDLLSALIHTADEDGDRLSADELMGMAWLLLVAGHETTVNLITNGVLNLLTHPDQLALLRADFGLIDGAVEEILRFEGPVETPTYRFTTEPIDVGGTVIPGGGELVLVAMSDANRDPARYPDAARFDITRDARGHIAFGHGIHYCLGAPLARIEAKAALRSLLERCPELRLAADPAALSWRTGILMRGPLSLPVTW
- a CDS encoding GntR family transcriptional regulator produces the protein MTVQGADQPQPLPLSVDRTSPVPLYFQLAQQLEAAVEQGRLAPGTLLGNEIDLAHRLGLSRPTVRQAIQSLVDKGLMVRRRGVGTQVVHSQVRRPLELSSLYDDLEAAGQRPATKVLRATTEPATAEIAAALGLPEGTEVHLVERLRYAHDEPMALLRNHLPPDLLDLRAPELETTGLYRLMRASGITLHSARQSVGARAATAGEARALAEEPGAPLLTMERTTYDDTGRAVEFASHVYRASRYTFTFQLLSR
- a CDS encoding ROK family glucokinase produces the protein MSTYRDFAHRGSARATVLKTVGTKERRSHLSAPRVPTVGIDIGGTKVMAGVVDADGNILEKVRTETPDKSKSPKVVEDTIVELVLDLSDRHDVHAVGIGAAGWVDADRSKVLFAPHLAWRDEPLRDAIASRLVVPVMVDNDANTAAWAEWRFGAGRGEDHLVMITLGTGIGGAILEDGQVKRGKYGVAGEFGHMQVVPSGHRCPCGNRGCWEQYSSGNALVREARELAAADSPVAHYLLDRVKGNVSDITGPLITELAREGDAMCIELLQDIGQWLGVGIANLAAALDPSCFVIGGGVSAADDLLINPARDAFKRHLTGRGYRPEAKIAKAQLGPEAGMVGAADLARLVARRFRRANRRRVERYERYAQIYDQAASTIRNTRSTRTVD
- a CDS encoding sugar ABC transporter substrate-binding protein, with translation MARVRTGVRALGAVLAVALAAAGCSSTGGKRAEERAAAAAEGRAAVNTPRWTFAMVTHSGDGDTFWDIVQKGAEQAAVKDNINFLYSHNDEGNQQAQLVQTAIDKKVDGLIVSLAKPDAMKAVVAKAVKAGIPVVTVNSGSAESKEFGALTHIGQDEAIAGEAVGDELNERGRKKALCVLHEQGNVGHEQRCAGAKKTFDGTLQNLYVDGTNMPDVTASIEAKLQSDKSIDAVVTLGAPFADAAVQAKQTAGSKAEINTFDLNAKVATGLQTEKLGFAVDQQPYLQGYQAVDLLWLYRYNRNVLGGGQPVLTGPQIITAADADALADYTKRGTR